One genomic region from Anabaena sp. PCC 7108 encodes:
- a CDS encoding UbiD family decarboxylase, with protein MARDLRGFIKILEERGQLKRISALVDPDMEIAEISNRMLQKGGPGLLFENVKGASFPVAVNLMGTVERICWAMNMEKPEELETLGKKLSMLQQPKPPKKISQAIDFGKVLFDVVKAKPGRDFFPACQQVVVEGDDLDLNKLPLIRPYPGDAGKIITLGLVITRDCETGTPNVGVYRLQLQSNNTMTVHWLSVRGGARHLRKAAERGKKLEVAIALGVDPLIIMAAATPIPVDLSEWLFAGLYGGSGVQLAKCKTVDLEVPADSEFVLEGTITPGEVLPDGPFGDHMGYYGGVEDSPLVRFQCMTHRKDPIYLTTFSGRPPKEEAMMAIALNRIYTPILRQQVSEIVDFFLPMEALSYKAAIISIDKAYPGQARRAALAFWSALPQFTYTKFVIVVDKDINIRDPRQVVWAISSKVDPSRDVFILPNTPFDTLDFASEKLGLGGRMGIDATTKIPPETEHEWGEPLESDADVSAMVERRWAEYGLGDLKLGEVDPNLFGYDMK; from the coding sequence ATGGCGCGAGATTTACGGGGATTCATCAAAATTTTGGAAGAAAGAGGACAATTAAAGCGAATTTCGGCTTTAGTTGACCCGGATATGGAAATTGCAGAGATTTCCAACCGAATGCTACAAAAAGGTGGACCGGGGTTGTTGTTTGAAAACGTCAAAGGTGCATCCTTTCCCGTTGCGGTAAATTTAATGGGGACGGTGGAAAGGATATGCTGGGCTATGAATATGGAAAAACCAGAGGAGTTGGAAACCCTGGGAAAGAAGCTGAGTATGCTTCAGCAACCCAAACCACCAAAAAAGATTTCCCAAGCCATAGATTTTGGTAAAGTGCTGTTTGATGTTGTCAAAGCCAAACCGGGAAGAGATTTTTTCCCCGCTTGTCAGCAGGTGGTTGTGGAAGGTGATGATTTAGATTTAAATAAGTTACCTTTAATACGTCCTTACCCGGGAGATGCCGGAAAGATAATCACACTGGGATTGGTAATTACTAGGGATTGTGAGACGGGTACGCCAAATGTAGGTGTGTATCGTTTACAACTGCAATCCAACAACACTATGACCGTACACTGGTTATCGGTGCGGGGGGGCGCGAGACATTTACGCAAAGCGGCAGAACGTGGTAAAAAATTAGAAGTGGCGATCGCTCTCGGTGTCGATCCTTTAATCATTATGGCAGCTGCCACACCTATTCCTGTAGATTTATCAGAATGGTTATTTGCGGGACTTTATGGCGGTTCTGGAGTCCAATTAGCCAAGTGTAAAACGGTAGATTTAGAAGTTCCCGCAGATTCAGAATTTGTTTTAGAGGGAACTATTACCCCTGGGGAAGTTTTACCCGATGGACCCTTTGGCGATCATATGGGATATTATGGCGGTGTGGAAGATTCGCCTTTGGTGCGGTTTCAGTGTATGACACACCGCAAAGATCCAATTTATCTTACCACCTTTAGCGGTCGTCCACCCAAAGAAGAGGCAATGATGGCGATCGCACTCAACCGCATCTATACCCCAATTTTACGCCAACAAGTATCGGAAATAGTCGATTTCTTCCTACCAATGGAAGCATTAAGTTATAAAGCGGCGATTATTTCTATTGATAAAGCATATCCCGGACAAGCAAGACGAGCAGCTTTAGCTTTTTGGAGTGCCTTACCGCAATTCACATATACTAAATTTGTGATTGTTGTGGATAAAGATATCAACATTCGTGATCCGCGTCAAGTCGTCTGGGCAATTAGTTCTAAAGTTGACCCTTCACGGGATGTATTCATATTACCAAATACCCCCTTTGACACCTTAGATTTTGCTAGTGAAAAACTCGGTTTAGGTGGGAGAATGGGAATTGATGCAACCACCAAAATTCCCCCAGAAACAGAACATGAATGGGGTGAACCTTTAGAGTCAGATGCTGATGTTTCCGCAATGGTAGAAAGACGTTGGGCTGAATACGGTTTAGGAGATTTAAAACTAGGAGAAGTTGATCCAAATTTGTTTGGTTATGATATGAAATAA
- a CDS encoding tetratricopeptide repeat protein, which translates to MDWITLLRSLQSDFLKRLTSGSLLHCETPSQHSELTIISGERLKTLRDFCWLMAEKYKRTSPVRDVFINNLKGKLGEEVVKERLADFITEIDYEKRLGGDGKSDFTLTSDSSIGLEVKSRHGTIEKVRWSVGSEEVAKNAVIICILIQEEVHEAQSKYHLFLAGFLPTQMIKLKTGKISFGISQLLYAGGLWYYLEQLQASNKHDNHALKPEKTLSTQQLFKPNLPLEIHKLSAPDLHINYIKTGDQYFRKGEYAAAINNYNQALKLKPYDADIYYRLGLVYYQLGDSQAAIANYNQAINIDINNGKAYHKRGLAYYQLSKYQAAIADYTQAIRINPDIATNYKNRGDARSQIGDNQGAIEDYTQAIKINPHYATNYKNGGIDRYILDNQQKLIHTKIAPDDAIAYKNRGDTRSDLGDFEGAIADYTQAIQINSHDVDAYYNRGNANSDLGNYEAAIDDFSIVIKINFNYTDAYYNRGNARLGIGEKQGAIEDFQKAADLYWQEGKLAEYQDTRARILDLEIEKSLDILNF; encoded by the coding sequence ATGGATTGGATTACCCTGCTGCGATCGCTACAGTCTGACTTTCTGAAAAGATTAACATCTGGTAGTTTACTTCACTGTGAAACCCCAAGTCAACATAGTGAATTAACTATCATATCTGGAGAAAGATTAAAAACATTAAGAGATTTTTGCTGGTTAATGGCGGAAAAATATAAGCGCACTTCACCAGTTCGTGATGTTTTTATTAATAATCTGAAAGGTAAATTAGGAGAAGAAGTAGTCAAAGAACGTTTAGCAGATTTTATTACTGAAATTGATTATGAAAAACGGTTAGGTGGTGATGGGAAAAGTGATTTTACTCTCACATCTGACTCTTCTATTGGCCTTGAAGTCAAATCTCGTCACGGTACTATTGAGAAAGTTAGATGGTCAGTTGGTTCAGAAGAAGTAGCCAAAAATGCGGTTATCATCTGTATTTTGATTCAAGAAGAAGTACATGAAGCCCAATCTAAATATCACCTTTTTTTAGCTGGATTTCTCCCTACTCAAATGATTAAATTGAAAACTGGAAAAATTTCTTTTGGCATAAGTCAATTGCTATATGCTGGAGGTTTATGGTACTATCTAGAACAATTACAGGCTTCTAACAAGCATGATAATCATGCACTTAAACCAGAAAAAACTCTATCTACTCAGCAATTATTTAAGCCAAATTTGCCACTAGAAATACATAAACTTTCAGCACCAGATTTACATATCAATTATATAAAAACAGGTGATCAATATTTCAGGAAAGGCGAGTATGCAGCCGCAATTAATAACTACAATCAAGCCTTAAAACTTAAACCTTATGATGCTGATATTTATTATAGACTGGGTTTAGTTTATTATCAATTAGGGGATTCTCAAGCAGCAATTGCAAATTACAATCAGGCTATTAATATTGACATTAATAATGGTAAAGCTTATCATAAAAGAGGTTTAGCTTATTATCAACTAAGTAAATATCAAGCGGCAATTGCAGATTATACCCAAGCAATCAGAATTAATCCTGATATTGCCACTAATTACAAAAACCGTGGTGATGCTCGTTCTCAGATTGGCGATAATCAAGGAGCAATTGAGGATTACACTCAGGCAATTAAAATTAATCCTCATTATGCCACTAATTACAAAAATGGAGGAATTGATCGCTATATTCTAGATAATCAGCAAAAATTAATTCATACTAAAATTGCTCCTGATGATGCCATTGCTTATAAAAATAGAGGTGATACTCGTTCTGATTTAGGAGACTTTGAAGGTGCAATTGCAGATTATACTCAGGCAATCCAAATTAATTCTCATGATGTTGATGCTTATTATAACCGAGGTAATGCCAATTCAGATTTAGGAAACTATGAGGCGGCTATAGATGACTTTAGCATAGTGATTAAAATCAATTTTAATTATACAGATGCTTATTATAATCGTGGTAATGCCAGATTGGGAATAGGAGAAAAGCAGGGAGCGATTGAGGATTTTCAGAAAGCAGCAGACTTATATTGGCAAGAAGGAAAGTTAGCAGAATATCAAGATACACGTGCTAGAATTTTAGATTTAGAAATAGAAAAATCTTTAGATATTTTAAATTTCTGA
- a CDS encoding response regulator, whose protein sequence is MKLDTLLQEFKKCSLLQYNGKLCIQDLQGTNWNFYYQLGQIVWATGGLHPRRRWLRNMNLICPEININKIELRDENILVDYWDYLLLENLYHTRQIKQEQFNDFVTNTVGEILFDLAQQASVAHLSCEINQDTIFKALMISTSTNMFIKEMQDAWYDWSEAGLKRISPNLAPIIKNPEKLRQEVSKGFYTNFERLINGQHTLWDLAVKMNKSVLAVTNSLRLFIDKGIVELIEIPDLPSSITALQNSLNYKHNKQLDQKNTPLIACIDDSILVCKILERIIVSNGMRFIGIQDTLEALPTLIQHRPNMIFLDLIMPLNSGYQICEQLRRCSCFANTPIIILTGSEGVFDRFRSKVFGANGFMNKPIYNDKVMQIVHKHLQIKSPEINISELVVHD, encoded by the coding sequence ATGAAATTGGATACATTATTGCAAGAATTTAAAAAATGTAGTCTATTGCAATACAATGGAAAGCTATGTATTCAGGATTTACAGGGAACTAACTGGAATTTCTATTATCAATTAGGACAGATAGTTTGGGCAACAGGAGGATTACATCCTCGTAGACGTTGGCTAAGAAATATGAATTTAATTTGCCCAGAAATTAATATTAACAAAATTGAACTACGGGATGAAAATATCTTAGTTGATTATTGGGATTATCTACTGCTAGAAAATTTATATCACACACGTCAGATCAAGCAAGAACAATTTAATGATTTTGTTACAAATACTGTAGGGGAAATTTTATTTGATTTAGCACAACAAGCAAGTGTTGCTCATTTAAGTTGTGAAATCAACCAAGATACAATTTTCAAAGCACTGATGATTTCCACAAGTACAAATATGTTTATTAAGGAAATGCAAGATGCTTGGTATGATTGGTCAGAAGCTGGTTTAAAGAGAATTTCTCCTAATTTAGCACCAATTATAAAAAATCCTGAAAAACTCAGACAAGAAGTAAGTAAAGGTTTTTACACAAACTTTGAGAGATTAATAAATGGCCAACATACCCTATGGGATTTAGCTGTAAAAATGAATAAAAGTGTTTTGGCTGTCACTAATTCATTGAGGCTATTTATAGATAAAGGAATTGTTGAACTTATAGAAATACCTGATTTGCCATCATCAATAACAGCACTTCAAAACAGCCTTAATTATAAACATAATAAACAGCTAGATCAAAAAAATACTCCTCTCATTGCCTGTATTGATGATAGTATTTTAGTGTGTAAAATATTAGAGCGTATTATTGTATCTAACGGAATGAGATTTATTGGTATTCAAGATACTTTAGAAGCTCTACCGACATTAATTCAGCATAGACCAAACATGATATTTTTGGATTTGATTATGCCACTTAATAGTGGTTATCAAATTTGTGAACAATTGCGACGCTGTTCTTGTTTTGCTAATACACCAATTATTATCTTAACAGGTAGTGAAGGTGTTTTTGATAGATTTAGGTCTAAGGTATTTGGAGCGAATGGTTTTATGAACAAACCTATTTATAATGACAAAGTCATGCAGATAGTTCATAAGCATTTACAGATTAAATCACCAGAGATAAATATATCTGAGTTGGTCGTTCATGATTAA
- a CDS encoding TauD/TfdA family dioxygenase, whose product MNITTQPVSERIGQQIVNVDNTSIWEIDRETIISLYQEYGVLLLRGFATDADIFREFSNLFSTDFLDYAGGAFNRRVINGDNTLLSVNDFQTEIKLHGEMYYQKNIPLMLWFFCANPASKDGETTVCDGRQFFAELSNSTKELFRHKKLKFTAKMQKEEWQKKYKTDDVNELEEMCKSNDTHLTIYEDQSIILEYLCPVVIPSRCGKYQVFINSLLPAMQLNPDVLKFDDDSKISNELMDELNEIAERLTTNISWQKGDILMIDNTRIMHGRRAFTDKNREIYIRLCSPGF is encoded by the coding sequence ATGAATATCACTACACAACCAGTCTCCGAAAGAATAGGTCAACAAATTGTTAACGTAGATAATACAAGCATCTGGGAAATAGACAGAGAAACAATTATTAGCCTATATCAGGAATATGGGGTTCTTCTATTGAGAGGATTTGCAACTGATGCTGACATTTTTAGAGAATTTAGCAATTTATTCAGTACTGATTTTTTAGATTATGCTGGGGGTGCTTTCAATAGAAGGGTAATTAATGGAGATAATACCCTTTTAAGTGTCAATGATTTCCAGACAGAGATTAAGTTGCATGGAGAAATGTACTATCAGAAAAATATTCCTTTGATGTTATGGTTTTTCTGTGCTAATCCTGCTTCAAAAGATGGGGAAACAACTGTGTGTGATGGTAGGCAATTTTTTGCAGAACTGAGTAATTCAACTAAGGAGTTATTCCGTCATAAAAAGCTCAAGTTTACTGCCAAAATGCAGAAAGAGGAATGGCAGAAAAAATATAAAACTGATGATGTGAATGAGTTAGAAGAAATGTGTAAAAGCAATGATACACATTTGACTATATATGAAGATCAATCAATTATCTTGGAATATCTTTGTCCAGTAGTTATCCCTAGCAGATGTGGAAAATATCAGGTTTTTATTAATAGCCTTTTACCAGCGATGCAGTTAAATCCTGATGTTTTGAAGTTTGATGATGATTCAAAAATTTCTAATGAACTTATGGATGAATTGAATGAAATAGCAGAAAGACTTACTACCAATATTTCCTGGCAAAAAGGTGATATTCTCATGATTGATAATACGAGAATTATGCACGGAAGAAGGGCTTTTACCGATAAAAATCGAGAAATTTATATCCGGTTATGTTCTCCAGGTTTTTAA
- the msrB gene encoding peptide-methionine (R)-S-oxide reductase MsrB: protein MDKRHFLQISAILVGTAFFSRYINWSSKTMASQTEFAVTKPENEWKSILTPEQFQVLRKHGTERAHTSPLDKNYAPGTYVCAGCGQALFTSETKFDSGTGWPSFFKPIEGAIATTTDRSFFMTRIEVHCSNCGGHLGHVFNDGPQPTGLRYCMNGVSLQFTPA from the coding sequence ATGGACAAACGCCATTTTTTGCAAATTAGTGCCATCTTAGTTGGTACCGCCTTTTTTTCACGTTATATTAATTGGAGTTCAAAAACTATGGCATCTCAAACTGAGTTTGCAGTGACAAAACCTGAAAACGAGTGGAAATCGATTTTAACACCGGAACAGTTTCAGGTGTTGCGGAAACATGGCACAGAACGCGCCCACACTAGCCCCCTAGACAAAAATTATGCCCCCGGTACTTATGTTTGTGCTGGGTGTGGACAGGCTTTGTTTACCTCAGAAACCAAGTTTGACAGTGGTACGGGCTGGCCGAGCTTTTTTAAACCGATTGAGGGTGCGATCGCTACCACCACAGATCGGTCATTTTTTATGACTAGAATTGAAGTACATTGCAGTAATTGTGGTGGTCATTTAGGTCATGTCTTCAATGATGGACCTCAACCAACCGGTCTTCGCTACTGTATGAACGGTGTATCATTACAATTTACACCGGCGTAA
- a CDS encoding L-threonylcarbamoyladenylate synthase, with translation MNVSLEVLIDAAKVGKLISFPTDTVPALATIPTQAELIYAAKQRSFDKPLILMAAKAEDLWDYVQGSDIEYKIWQEVVSKYWPGALTLVLPASNKVPTVMNPTNPNTIGIRVPNHQVAQTILAQTGLMATTSVNLSGQPALENRAEIEVNFPEVLTLESTEYQGFGIPSTVAKWTGNDWQILRQGSIKLDLYEK, from the coding sequence ATGAATGTTTCTCTAGAAGTCCTGATAGACGCTGCCAAAGTTGGAAAATTAATCAGCTTCCCCACAGATACTGTACCCGCACTAGCCACCATACCCACACAAGCAGAATTGATTTATGCTGCTAAACAAAGAAGTTTTGATAAACCTTTGATTTTAATGGCTGCTAAAGCTGAAGATTTATGGGATTATGTTCAAGGTAGCGATATTGAATATAAAATTTGGCAAGAAGTAGTTAGTAAATATTGGCCTGGTGCGTTAACTTTGGTTTTACCAGCTAGTAATAAAGTGCCTACAGTCATGAATCCTACTAATCCCAATACTATTGGAATTAGAGTCCCAAATCATCAAGTTGCTCAAACTATTTTGGCGCAAACTGGACTAATGGCTACAACTAGCGTCAATCTGTCAGGACAACCGGCTTTAGAAAATAGAGCCGAAATAGAAGTTAATTTTCCAGAAGTTTTAACTTTAGAATCGACAGAATATCAAGGTTTCGGAATACCTTCTACTGTTGCTAAATGGACAGGAAATGATTGGCAGATTTTGCGACAAGGTTCTATTAAATTGGATTTATATGAGAAATAG
- a CDS encoding sensor histidine kinase KdpD: MNFINWLYMGLGIGIGIGFCKFFLQSSKSPSSPAPITPQQQETKIAEILAELNKTQLAYEMAREMSQFKAGFLARTTHELRSPLNGLIGLHQLILHDLCENPAEEREFVAQAYERSLKLLKMIDEILSIARTEHGTNNLEIQSIQLTQVLQEVHKSTYVLAANRNYPFTVSLPESEIYVLADMRWLRQILLNLVDTTISQMEEGNICLSTSVVPENNCVYIWLDVPTHAVISNEPIDLIALEKTTDQKNTDLSPGMKLLLNQRLLAVMGGKLEVITSPITQEITQDWTRLQVSIPLATPEAEFLQSPQEQEN; this comes from the coding sequence ATGAATTTTATTAATTGGTTATATATGGGATTAGGAATAGGCATAGGCATAGGTTTTTGTAAATTCTTCCTACAGTCATCAAAATCTCCATCCAGCCCTGCACCAATTACCCCACAACAGCAGGAAACTAAAATTGCAGAAATTTTAGCAGAATTAAACAAAACTCAATTAGCCTACGAAATGGCTAGGGAAATGAGTCAGTTTAAAGCCGGTTTTTTAGCTAGAACTACCCATGAATTGCGATCGCCACTCAATGGTTTAATAGGACTACATCAGCTAATATTGCATGATTTATGCGAAAATCCAGCAGAGGAAAGGGAATTTGTCGCCCAAGCTTATGAGCGATCGCTAAAATTGCTGAAAATGATTGATGAAATTCTCAGCATTGCTAGAACAGAACATGGGACAAACAACTTAGAAATTCAGTCCATACAGCTAACTCAAGTTTTACAAGAAGTTCATAAATCAACTTATGTATTAGCAGCTAATCGTAATTATCCTTTTACTGTGTCACTTCCAGAATCGGAAATTTATGTTCTAGCAGATATGCGTTGGCTACGCCAAATATTGCTAAATTTAGTAGACACTACAATTTCTCAGATGGAAGAAGGTAATATTTGTCTTTCTACTAGTGTTGTACCTGAAAATAATTGTGTTTATATCTGGTTAGATGTGCCGACTCATGCTGTAATATCTAATGAGCCTATCGATTTGATTGCACTTGAAAAGACTACAGATCAGAAAAATACCGATTTGTCACCAGGAATGAAACTATTACTCAACCAAAGATTATTAGCAGTGATGGGAGGAAAACTAGAAGTGATCACATCTCCCATCACCCAAGAAATAACGCAAGATTGGACTAGGTTACAAGTCTCTATCCCCCTAGCGACTCCTGAAGCTGAATTTCTTCAGTCCCCCCAAGAACAGGAAAACTAG
- a CDS encoding class II glutamine amidotransferase, with the protein MCQLLGMNCNVPTDICFSFEGFSARGGKTDEHSDGWGIAFFEGKGCRIFLDAKPSIDSPLAELVRRYPIHSTHVIAHIRKATQGEVTLENCHPFRRELWGRYWVFAHNGNLPDFSVENNGFFQPVGDTDSEQAFCLMLNTLRENFPQGQPPLEELYQILGKITEQISSIGVFNYLLSDGEHFFTHCSTKLCYIIRQAPFANAHLIDEDMTVDFSELTTQRDRVAVIATTPLTDNEVWTPIPPGELLVFQDGLPLKFR; encoded by the coding sequence ATGTGCCAACTGCTGGGAATGAACTGCAATGTACCAACGGATATTTGCTTTTCCTTTGAAGGGTTTTCTGCGCGGGGAGGCAAAACCGATGAACATAGTGATGGTTGGGGCATTGCTTTTTTTGAAGGTAAAGGATGCCGGATATTTCTGGATGCCAAACCCTCGATAGATTCTCCATTAGCGGAGTTAGTCCGGCGCTATCCCATCCACTCTACCCATGTAATTGCCCATATCCGTAAAGCTACTCAAGGTGAAGTCACTCTCGAAAACTGTCATCCTTTCCGTCGAGAACTGTGGGGAAGGTATTGGGTATTTGCCCACAATGGTAACTTGCCAGATTTTTCGGTTGAAAATAATGGTTTTTTTCAACCTGTAGGTGACACAGATAGCGAACAGGCATTTTGCTTGATGCTTAACACTTTACGAGAAAATTTTCCTCAAGGACAGCCACCTTTAGAAGAACTTTACCAAATACTGGGTAAAATTACCGAGCAAATATCCTCAATAGGTGTTTTCAACTATCTATTATCAGATGGAGAACATTTCTTTACTCATTGCTCAACCAAGCTCTGCTACATTATCAGACAAGCACCTTTTGCAAATGCTCACTTAATTGATGAAGATATGACTGTGGATTTTAGTGAGTTAACAACCCAGCGTGATCGCGTGGCTGTTATCGCTACTACACCCCTTACTGATAACGAAGTTTGGACACCAATCCCACCAGGAGAATTATTAGTATTTCAGGATGGTTTACCACTCAAATTCAGGTAA
- a CDS encoding vWA domain-containing protein — protein sequence MTNQKSKFTVYNLAGNEKAFYLTEKINLEIKPDAIPKKIIAHSIIIIDRSGSMYGAIEALKETLIKLLTLDEYSNSELVISLISYSSKGDVTCHFQRISIKEVMQPDSLYVAKIKAIQAGCATCISQSLKLAQELIRPNELTAITLHSDGYANDSSFNSEAKAIEAICNDLQKLDVFVNTIAYSPYSDFKFLAKIANSVSGSCLQAGNIKEVYDALYNTGNVLKEATGIVIEEPLASDYSYQVFFSPSAKKINGTNQTLKIFGLKPEDEAYIYKYKQITKDAYTQLTDIPVVQNDESVYAFAKANLADGNLNTAKYALASTFNATLTARHAKALTNEDIAKFTQDLDIAIFYPHVLAEHEILDHVKVNDKISILALIDIVSQHRSHIIINLKHLQANYQRKGVKRVNGVRGENGELIQPWLEIEYIEPGDYVQMGSFDINRNTATINMLIQQKVKLVKVEDKTAITEVAGVLLNDLTTFNNYTIVSDGEINVKALKVKISSKKAFDDLKAVRVIDGEEFDFQKEYTIELENLPLVSFEGTYSIIDGLFSQLAEIKVVSSILAAHLREASDVFIPAQIEELKKHYLSKSLYLNFPTTNEYTDLKAALSDGTVDSRVSYKIDIGGTEIINFSKLSSANQFLDRRYEVYDKETGEIFPKPTFELAFNENIAVRAKAVSARMKLTKVDDLMKPIFDDFLGIEQNGRVAEILNKIGAGSLGLLLQAKHAGTTVNKQEMINAMTSAQGKLEEYTEKIYQENISPLVFYIGATGLLPDEMSAKAMTADELASQYPNLQFSKSEQEGTFFLIGDTVISVYAQTEYYSKKSVVVS from the coding sequence ATGACAAATCAAAAAAGCAAATTCACTGTTTACAACTTAGCAGGTAATGAAAAAGCTTTCTATTTAACTGAAAAAATTAATTTGGAAATTAAGCCGGATGCTATTCCTAAAAAGATAATAGCTCATAGTATCATTATTATTGATCGTTCTGGTTCAATGTATGGCGCTATTGAGGCTTTAAAGGAAACTTTAATTAAACTTTTGACTCTGGATGAATACAGTAATTCAGAATTAGTGATTAGTCTGATTTCTTATTCTTCTAAGGGTGATGTTACTTGTCATTTCCAGCGCATATCTATTAAAGAGGTAATGCAGCCAGATTCATTGTATGTTGCCAAAATTAAAGCAATTCAGGCTGGTTGTGCAACTTGTATTTCTCAATCTTTGAAATTAGCTCAAGAATTGATTCGTCCTAATGAATTAACAGCAATTACCTTACACAGTGACGGCTATGCTAATGATAGCAGTTTTAATTCTGAAGCAAAAGCAATAGAAGCCATTTGTAATGATTTGCAAAAATTGGATGTGTTTGTTAACACTATCGCGTATTCTCCCTATTCTGATTTTAAATTTCTAGCCAAAATTGCTAATTCTGTTTCTGGTTCTTGTCTGCAAGCTGGTAATATTAAGGAAGTTTATGACGCTCTTTATAATACCGGAAATGTGTTAAAAGAAGCGACAGGAATAGTTATAGAAGAACCGTTAGCTAGTGACTATAGTTATCAGGTGTTTTTCTCTCCCAGTGCTAAGAAAATTAATGGCACAAATCAAACTTTGAAAATATTTGGTCTGAAGCCGGAAGATGAGGCATATATCTATAAATATAAGCAAATTACCAAAGATGCTTATACTCAATTAACAGATATTCCTGTTGTCCAAAATGATGAATCAGTTTATGCTTTTGCTAAGGCTAATTTAGCAGATGGAAATCTCAATACTGCTAAATATGCGCTTGCTAGTACCTTTAATGCAACTTTAACAGCGAGACACGCGAAAGCTTTAACAAATGAAGACATTGCTAAATTTACCCAAGATTTAGATATTGCTATCTTTTATCCTCATGTTTTAGCAGAACATGAAATATTAGATCATGTGAAAGTTAATGATAAAATCTCGATTTTGGCATTGATTGATATTGTATCACAACATCGTTCACACATTATTATTAACCTCAAACATCTGCAAGCAAATTACCAAAGAAAAGGTGTCAAGCGTGTTAATGGGGTGCGGGGAGAAAATGGAGAGTTAATTCAACCTTGGTTAGAAATAGAATATATTGAACCAGGTGATTATGTGCAGATGGGTAGTTTTGATATTAACCGTAACACAGCGACTATTAATATGCTAATTCAGCAAAAAGTCAAGCTGGTAAAAGTTGAAGATAAAACTGCAATTACAGAAGTGGCTGGTGTGTTATTAAATGATTTAACGACTTTCAATAATTATACTATTGTCAGTGATGGAGAAATTAATGTCAAAGCTTTGAAAGTAAAAATTAGTAGTAAAAAAGCCTTTGATGATTTAAAAGCAGTGAGAGTAATTGATGGAGAAGAATTTGATTTTCAAAAAGAATACACAATTGAGTTAGAGAATTTACCCTTGGTTAGCTTTGAGGGTACTTACAGCATTATTGATGGATTGTTTTCCCAATTAGCAGAAATAAAAGTTGTGTCTAGTATTCTTGCTGCTCATTTACGGGAAGCATCAGATGTATTTATTCCCGCGCAAATAGAAGAACTGAAAAAACATTATCTCTCCAAAAGTCTGTATCTAAATTTTCCCACTACTAACGAATATACAGACTTGAAAGCAGCTTTATCTGACGGTACAGTTGACTCCAGAGTGAGTTATAAGATTGATATTGGTGGTACGGAAATTATCAATTTTAGTAAGTTGTCTTCTGCTAATCAGTTTCTGGATAGAAGATACGAAGTTTATGACAAAGAAACGGGAGAAATTTTTCCTAAACCTACCTTTGAACTAGCGTTTAATGAAAATATCGCTGTTCGTGCTAAAGCAGTTTCTGCGAGAATGAAACTTACCAAAGTCGATGATTTGATGAAACCGATTTTTGATGATTTTCTGGGAATTGAACAAAATGGCAGAGTTGCAGAAATTCTGAACAAAATTGGTGCTGGTAGTTTAGGGTTGTTATTACAAGCAAAACACGCTGGTACAACTGTAAATAAACAGGAAATGATTAATGCGATGACATCAGCACAAGGTAAATTAGAAGAGTACACAGAAAAAATTTACCAAGAAAATATTTCTCCTTTAGTCTTTTATATAGGTGCGACTGGTTTGTTACCAGATGAAATGTCTGCAAAAGCGATGACTGCTGATGAACTTGCTAGCCAATATCCCAATTTACAGTTTTCTAAATCTGAGCAGGAAGGGACATTTTTCTTAATTGGTGATACTGTAATTAGTGTTTATGCTCAAACAGAATATTACAGTAAAAAGTCAGTTGTTGTTAGTTAA